The segment CCCGCCGCCGCCGAAAACTCCAAACACTTCCGGACGAAGTGATTGCTTTTCTCACACCTGGAGTCAATTCTCAATCCAAGGCTTTGGCTTTGTAACTTTATGCAAATTTTATTACTTACAGCTTATCCTGGCGCTTATGGGGTGCTTACCGGACCGCCACTCAAAATCTTTCCAGAACCTGGTTCAAACAACAGATATTGAACTTTGAGAAAATCAGAATCGCTTACATTCACATTCCTGAACTTGAGTTCAATCCAGATAACCCAGGTTTGATCATCGGCAGAAAAAGCCAGTTCTTTGGCTTCCCAGCGTGAGACATTGTCATTTTCAATGATTTTTACACCACGAATAGATCGCAACTTACTCTGGCAGGCACCGCGCACAAGCTCTTCAAGTTCAAAAGGTTGCGAATCGTCGTGATATGAAGTCACGACGAAAAAGGTCGGTGCCGACCGCACAGCAGTATTCTTTGTTACCGGTAAGGAGCTGTTTTTTGGTTGGGAATCAGCCGGAGTCGTTGGTATTCGCTGACGCCCGGATTGTCCCCAGGCAGGTGAACTCAGAGCCAAAATGATCAGCAAAATGGGCATCCATCGCGCCCAGGACAGCCGATCATGCTGATGAGAGTGACTGGAAATCTCAGCACAGGACATAGCATGGCCTCCTTTGAGAGGAAGTTTTGAAGGCTAGGAACGGGAAAAGTCAGGATTGATTGAGGTTATTGAATTGTTTTGGGGATGAGGAATCCGCCAGCGCCTGTGATGCACAATGCCCGTCAGGGGTGGATTCTATTAAAAAATAAAGAGTTCAGGCTATCGCAAGACACATCTCCGTTGACAGGAAGACGGCTTCCGCCATACCCTACACGCTTTTTCAGAACCACACCGACATATAGCATGTTGCAAGCCCGGAACCCGGAACCCGGAACCCGGAACCCGGAACCCGGAACCCGGAACCCGGAACCCGGAACCCGGAACCCGGAACCCGGAACCCGGAACCCGGAACCCGAATCCTCAATTCACCTCAGGACACATCAAGACATTATGCACTGGCACAATCTGTTTATTCCAACTTTGCGCGAAGCTCCAGCCGACGCTGAGGCTGTGAGTCATAAGCTTCTGGTACGCGCCGGGTTTATCCGGCAATTGACGGCAGGCGCCTATTCAATTCTGCCGCTTGCGCAGCGCACAATTTTGAAAATCACTGATATTGTCCGCCACGAAATGAATGCCATCGGCGGTCAGGAATTTTATCTCCCGGCGCTCAATCCAGCTTCAATCTGGCGTGAATCAGGCCGGTGGGATGTGATGGGCGACAATATGTTTCGCCTCAAAGACCGTAAAGGCGCGGAACTGTGCCTGGGGATGACCCACGAAGAGGTCTTCACCTCGATTGCCCGTCACGAAGTGCGATCCTACAAAGAGCTTCCGCAAATCTGGTATCAGATCCAGACCAAATTCCGCGATGAACCCCGTCCAAAGTCTGGATTGCTGCGGGTGCGGCAGTTCACGATGAAAGATTCCTACTCCTTTGATATTGACCAGGCTGGGCTGGATCAATCGTTCGACCTGCACGACGCCGCTTATCGTCGGATTTACAGCCGGTGTGGGCTCAAATTTGCTGTTGTCGAAGCCAGCAGCGGTGCCATGGGCGGTAGCGCGTCGAGCGAATTTATGGTGGCTTCAGACGCAGGTGAAGACTGGATTGCCAGTTGCCCGGAATGTGGCTATGCCGCCAACGTCGAAAAAGCAACCTCTAACCTGCCCGTGATTGAAGATGGCGAAGGGTTAGCAGCACCTGAGAAATTCCCAACGCCCAATGTGCGCACAATTGACGATCTGGCCAATTTTGAAGGTGGCGCGGCGGCTGACCGGCAGATTAAGACCTATGTCTGCATCCTGGATGAAAAGAACCTGGCGCTCCTGTTATTGCGCGGGGATCACGAATTGAATGAAACCAAGGTGCTCGATGCAACGGGTGCCATCCAATTTCGCCCGGCGCATCCAGAGGAAATCTTTAACGCACTGGGCGCGCATCCGGGCAGTCTCGGGGGTGTTGGCGTTATTAAATACCCGATTTATGCCGATGAATCATTGCGTGGACGCCGTGCGATGACCACCGGTGCCAACGAAGATGATTTCCACTTGCGCGGTGTCGAAATCGAACGCGATATCAAAGTCACCAAATGGGCATCACTGCGAACCGTCAAAGCTGGTGAAGGCTGCCCGAAATGCGCCGGAACGCTCGATGTCAACAAATCCATCGAAGTCGGCCATATCTTTAAGCTTGGAACCAAGTACAGCGTCTCGATGGGCGCCAACGTGCTCAACCAGGAAGGTCACGAAGTTCCGATTGTGATGGGAAGCTACGGCATTGGCGTCGAACGGATTATGGCTGCCGCTGTCGAACTCTATCATGATAAGGACGGGATTTGCTGGCCGGTTTCAATTGCTCCTTTTGAAGTCGTAGTGACTCCGGTCAACTACGCCGACGAAGAAATCTCCCGCGTCGCCAACCAGGTGTATGACGGCTTGAAAGCACAGGGCATTGACGTGCTGCTTGATCGCCGTGACGAACGCCCCGGCGTCAAATTCAAAGATGCTGACTTGATTGGGATTCCCTATCGCGTGGTGGTCGGAGCGAAGAAGCTGAAAGACCAGAAGGTTGAATTCTTTACCCGCTCGACTCGCTCATCCGAAGACATCGCCGTGGCCGACATCATCAACCACGTGGCAGGTGCGGTACGTGCTGAGCATGAACGGCTGAAGAAAGCAGAATGAAGAATTGAGAAAGTGGTTAGTGGTTAGTGGTTAGTGGTTAGTTCTTGGAATGTATTGATTTCTAACCACTAACCACTAATCGGATGCGCCCAGCAGGACTCGAACCTGCGACCTACGGCTTCATACCACTATAGCTTTCGCTACCCCCGTTGGGTTTGTGGTCTGGACTGTATCTTCACCATTTCAGGTGCAACACGTGCAGTCTCTACGGAACCCCTGGAGTTTACTTTTTGAATTTCTGCAACCCCAAAAGCATTTACCCTGAGCAATTTAACCATTTTCAGGTTGAATGCCAGCCTTCAATGCTTCAAAAGAAGGTTTCCTCGGTATTACCAGCGATGAGTACTCATCGGGAAGGCTTCACCGATATAGTGCTGTGCATTGCTGCAATTTTGTTTCTTGCAGCAAGTCCAATTTTCGGTTAGAAGGCCGTTGCTCTATCCAACTGAGCTATGAGCGCGCAAAGAACAATTTGAACGGAGCGCGACTATAGCAAAACCTGAGCTGGCGTTTCCAGACGTTTTTTCTCCAGCGACGCTCCCCATCAACGCGAAATGTATCGTTATCATCATCTTACCATCGTTATTCCGATTCACAACGAAGCGGAACTCCTTCCCTCAGTGGTTGCTTCCTTCCCTGATTTTGTAGATCACGTGATTTTTGTGGATGACGCCAGCACCGATGACACCCCGGCGGTGCTCCGGCACATCGTTGATTCCCGATCAGGGCGGTTTACCGTTTTGAGACACCTGACCAACCAGGGTGTTGGCGCGGCAACCGTCACCGGCTATCGCCATGCGTTGACCAGTAAAGCTGATTTGATTGTGCTGATGGACGGGGACGGTCAGATGGATGGCCGGGACTTGCCGTTGATGCTTGATACTCTCATTGGCGGCCCATTTGATTTTGTCAAAGGGAATCGCTTTGCGCATTCAAGCATTCAGCGCATGCCCTGGACGCGCTATGTGGGAAATTCCATCCTGAGCTGGCTTACCAGACTCGCCCTGGGCTGTAAACATCCGATTGACGCTCAATGCGGCTTTACGGTATTTCGAGCAACTGGCCTGCGGCAACTCGATCTACATCATTTATTTCCAAGATATGGGTTCCCCAACGACCTGCTGTTTGAAGTCGCTGCCAAAGGGTTGTATTTCACCAGCGTCCCGGTGCGGACCGTTTATGGCAACGAAATTTCCGGAATCAATCCATTTGTGGTGCTGCCAACCATTTTCGGGCTGATTGCCCGTGGCTACTGGCGTCGGCTGGGACGGCAAAGCAACAAACCCCGCACCCAGTGGAGTGAAACGCGAGCGAGTCAGTAGTCAGTAGTCAGTAGTCAGTAGTCAGTAGTCAGTAGTCAGTAGTCAGTAGTCAGTAGTCAGTAGTCAGTAGTCAGTAGTCAGTAGTCAGTAGTCGAGTGTTGGGATTTTGAAGCGCCTGTCAAGTGTATTTGGTTCTATTTGAATCATTTAGAAACAATTCTTTTCAAGAATTTGACGAATTCAACGATCCGGGTTTTGTCTACTGACGACTGACGACTGACTCATCAACGACTGACGACTGACGACTGACTTACAAGCGAAATTGCAAATTCCCATCGAAACAGGTAAAACTACGGCTGTCGCCATTCCTGCAATTCCCTCATCCATAACAGGATTTTCCCTTACGTTGCACTCGTCAAATACCAATACCAGTCATTTTTTCCTGATGACCGTTCTCTGACGGCACCCGATTGACCTGTGACTTAACCCGGAACCCACTCTTTCACCGAGGATCTGAGTATGATTCAACCAGCAGCACGCACCCGAAATTACAACTACGCCATCCGCAATATCGTCGTCGAAGCCAAGAAAGTCGAAGCTTCAGGCCGTCCGGTCACCTATCTCAACATTGGTGATCCGGTGATCTATGGGTTCCAACCACCCCAATCACTGATGGACGCCATGGCCAAAGCCGTCCGTGACGGCAACAACGGCTATGCCCCGTCAAATGGAACAGTTGAAGCCCGCGAGGCCATTGCCGAAGATTCAGCGAAGTTTGGAATCCCGATTTCACCTGAAGATGTGATTGTGACGTCTGGGGCGTCTGAAGGCGCGGATTTGATTTTGAGTGCCTTGCTGGAAATGGGCGATGATGTGTTGACTCCCTGCCCAACCTATCCGCTGTATTCGGCGATTACTTCCAAGCTGGGTGCCAAAGAGAATTACTATCATCTGGACCCGAAAAACAACTGGTTGCCGAACCTGGATGAAATTCGCGGCCTGATTACTCCACGCACCCGTGCCATGGTGGTTATCAACCCCAATAATCCAACCGGAACGGTGTATTCCAAAGAACTCCTCCAGGGGCTGCTCGATATTGCCGCCGAACACAACCTGGTGGTACTGGCCGATGACGTCTATCATCGGATGACCTATGGCCCGGCGGGTGCCCGACTGGCGGAACTGGCCCAGGGCATGGAAGTTCCGGTCATCACGCTCGAAAGCCTTTCGAAATCACACCTGGTGCCAGGCTGGCGCGTCGGCTGGATGACCTTTACCAACAAACCGGCAATGGCGGACCTGATCCCAGCCATTCGGAAAATGGCGGATGCCCGCCTGTGCAGCCCGCTTCCAACGCAGTGTGTGATTCCAGCCGCGCTTTCCGACCTCTCACACCTCAAAGAGACAATGGAAGCCATGAAATTGCGGGCTGACATCACGGTTGAGTCTATCAATGCGATTCCTGGAATGAACTGCACCCGTCCAGAAGCAGCCTTTTATATTATGGCCCAAATGGAAAACCTGGCTGGTGCCACAGATGAAGAGTTTGTGCTGGCCTTGCTGCGCGAAACCGGAATCCTGTTTGTGTATGGGTCAGGGTTTGGCCTCAACCCGCAAGATGGCTATTTCCGCATCGTGTTTTTGCCTCAACCCGAAGTGCTGCGCGATGTCTATGCCCGGCTGGGTGAATTTGCCACCGCCTGGCCTCATCGTGCCCGGCAGGCAGCGCAGGGGTAGGAGTGAGTGAAGTAGTGAAGTAGTGAAGTAGTGAAGTAGCGAACTTACGAGCGAGTAGCGAACTTACGAGCGAGTAGCGAACTTACGAGCGAGTAGCGAGTAGCGAGTAGTGAGTAGTCAATCAACTTTTGGTTGAAAATATGCTTTGAGCCGGTCAAGTTTTTACACGAAGAAACAAAACCTTTCTGAACTATCTGAACTGATTCAATTCTTTCTGACTACTCGCCACTCGCTACTCACTACTCACTCGTAAGTTCGCTACTCGCTCTTAAAAAGGTCAGGCACGGGTACGGGTTTCCAGGAAAGGTCAACCTAAACCGCAGTCCTGGACGTATGGGAAAATCCCGTCGCACACAACAATGCCAAACATAACCCACGTTCACTTGTTTTTTGGAAGCAATGGTTGACCCACTGAAAACAACCATGGAACCAATTACAGGAACCAAGGCGAGTCTCCCCTCGCTTTCATAACTGACCTTTGGATAATGAGGAAGTTTCAACATGCGTGATTTTCTAAAGCAGGTATTTGCGAGTCTCACCGGGCTGGTGCTCTTTAGTCTGCTGGCTCTGGTGGTCGTGATTTTCTTGATCGGGAGTATCATCAGTAGCTCGGGCGGTAAACCCGAGCCGAAAGTGGATGACAAAGCGGTTCTGGTCTTCAATCTTTCAACCAACATTTCGGATGCCGCCCCTGATGCTGATCCTATCAAAGCATTTCAGGATGCGGCGTTTGGGAGCCGGACCAAAAGTATTTCGTTGAGTACGGTGCTCGACACTTTGGACAAGGCATCCAAAGACAAGCGCATTGTTGGACTGTACCTGTACGGCAACTTACAAGCCGAAGGATATGGCTCCGGGTTTGCCGCGCTCAAGGAAGTTCGGGAAGCCCTGGAACGCTTCCGGGCCGCCGGGAAAACCATTACCTTCTATGACATGGGAATTGGCGAGCAAGAGTATTATCTGGCCTCGGTCGCCAATACCATCGCGCTCAACCCGTTTGGCGCCGTCGAAATGAACGGGTTTGCCTCACAGCCGATGTTTCTGGCCGATGCCTTCAAAAAGTATGGAATTGGCGTTCAAGTGACCCGGGTTGGAAAATACAAATCAGCGGTCGAGCCTTATCTTTTAAATAAAATGAGCCCGGAAAATCGCGAGCAGCTTGAAAATCTGCTTGGCGATAACTGGAACGAATTCCTGACCGCCGTGGGCAAGAGCCGCAATATTCCAGTTGCCGATCTTCAGAAAATTGCGGATGAACAAGCGCTCCTGATCGGTGAACAGGCCAAACAACAAAAGCTGGTTGATAAGGTGGTGTATTTTGACGAAATCGTCACCGACCTCAAGAAACTTACCAACACGCCTGACAAAGACACAACCTTCCGCCAAATCAGCCTGCCTGCCTATTCAAAGGTTTCACGTGAATCACTGGGGATTGCCAAAGAATCAAAGAATCTGATTGCCGTGGTGTATGCCGAAGGTGAAATCGTTGATGGTACAGGCACTTCAGATCAGATTGGCGGTGACCGGCTGGCCAAACAACTGCGCGATTTGCGGCAGGATCCGGATGTCAAAGCCGTGGTGCTACGAGTCAACAGTCCCGGTGGAAGCGCCAGCGCCTCCGAAGTCATCCAGCGGGAAATCATCCTGACCAAAAAAGCCAAGCCGTTGATTGTGTCAATGGGCTCCTATGCAGCTTCCGGCGGGTACTGGATTTCGACCTATGCCGATCATATCTTTGCCGAACCCAATACCATTACCGGCTCAATTGGCGTGTTTGGGTTGTTGATTAACGTTGGCCAGCTTGCGAACGACCATGGCGTGGCCTGGGATACCGTCAAAACTGGGAAATATGCCGATCTGGGCACGATTTCACGACCGAAAACAGACGAAGAACTGGCGCTCATTCAAAAAACCGTTGACCAGATTTATGACCAGTTTCTGGCCAAAGTCTCTGAATCACGCAAATTGCCCCGCGAAAAAGTCGCTGAAATTGCCCAGGGCCGGGTCTGGTCAGGCATTGATGGCAAAGAGTTGGGCCTGGTGGATGAGCTTGGCGGCCTGCAGGACGCCATCAAGTTTGCCGCCAAGAAAGCCAACCTTGGCGACAACTGGAAAACGACTGAATATCCAAAACCAACTTCCACGGAAGAAAAAATTCGTGAGTTGCTGACTTCTGACGACCAGCCTGATCGGTTGGCGAAAACCACCGCGGTTGTGCGTGAATTTGGCCGATTACAGGAAGAATTGTCGGTTTTAAACTCAATGAATGACCCGGTGCATGTGTATGCACGATTGCCATTTTCAATTCGAATTGACTAAATATGGAGTGCGGCGGCTTGACGCCGCACTCCAAACTATTCCTCTTTGTGGAACCCCCGATGAATGAAGCTGAGCTTCTGACTGCTAAAATATTGATTGTTGATGATATACAGGCCAACGTGTTGCTGTTTGAAGCCATGTTGAAGTCGGAAGGCTACAGCAATGTCTACGGCACGACCGATTCCCGCAAAGCGGCTGATTTGTACCGCCTGTACAAACCTGACCTGGTGCTGCTGGATCTGGATATGCCCTATCTGAACGGGTTTGATGTTATGGATCAATTGAAAGAAATTGAATCCGAGTCATACCTGCCGGTCCTGGTATTGACTGGCCTCTCTGATCAGAGTGTTCGGATTCGGGCGCTTGAGTTTGGGGCTCGTGACTTTTTGTGCAAACCATTTGAACACGTCGAGGCATTAACCCGGATTCGCAACCTGGTCGAGGTGCGGCTGCTGCACAACGCCGTTCGGGAGCAAAACCGGATATTGGAGGAAAAGGTCCGCGAACGCACTCGCAAACTCCGCGAAACTCAGCTCGATATTATTCGTCGGCTCGGGCGGGCGGCTGAATACCGTGACAACGAAACCGGGTTTCATGTGATCCGCATGAGCCACTTCAGCGCCTGTCTGGCCCGAACCGTGGGATTTACCGATGCCGAATGCGAAATCCTGCTCTATGCCAGCCCAATGCATGATGTTGGAAAGATTGGAATTCCAGACCACATCTTGTTGAAAAATGCCCCACTCACCTCTGAGGAGTGGACCATTATGAAAACCCACACGGTCATTGGATCAGACCTGCTGGCTGGACACGATTCAGAGTTAATGCAACTGGCATCGGAACTCGCCTTATGTCATCACGAAAAATGGGATGGGAGCGGGTATCCGCGAGGGTTAAAAGGTGAGGAAATTCCACTGATTGCCCGCATTGTGGCTTTATGCGACGTGTTTGACGCCCTCACATCAGCCCGACCGTATAAAAAAGCCTGGTCGATTGAGGAAACCATGGCCTATATCGAAGGGGAAAGTGGAAAACACTTTGACCCCAATCTGGTTGGACTCTTTAAGCAGGTCTTGCCTGAAATCCTCGAAATCAGGGCACGCTATGCCGACCCGGTTGTTCCCAGGCTGACACACCACAGCCTGCACGAGCGCCCGACCAGAATTGAATAGGTGCAGGTGGGGGTTGGGGTACGGTGTGGTTTCTTATTCAAAAAACTGTAACGGTGATGCCAGTTATGGCTCTCACGATTTGCTCCCTTCACCACTTACACTGAGCAGTCCTTTATCCAAAAGGACATCAATCACAAAATAAATTACAAAATCACAGTACGGAACCTCGCCCTGCAGGTTGGCGATGGAAGATCCGTGTTTTATTCGCTCCCAAATGACCTGAGCTGCTTTTTCATGCATGGACTCAGTCCAGGTCAACGACGGAGTGCCTGGAATGTACTTCAAATGGGGATCTGGATGCTTCAACTTGAGCTGACGCAGTTCATCCTGCATGCGAACCGCTTCGAGCAACAGGTTAAATCCGGGTAAATGAATTGTTCCTTGAGGGGCGCCGGAATCAGGTGGGGCACCTTCCTGAAAGGTAAAGCTGCCGTGATATTCAGACTGAAAAAGCTGATAAAACGCCTCTTCCCCGTTGAGCACTCCACAGCGGGTATAGACCACCCTGCCATTCACCAGGTGAATGGTGGCGGCTGGCATTTCAATGTCATCCGATGAAGCCCACAGTCCTGAATGGGCAAAACCCACTTCAAGTGCGGTCACGCTCAAGACGCCGGTTTGACGGGATTGAATCAGCGTTTGAATGACCGTGGCCAGGTCGAAAAAGTTGAGATTTCCCTGTAACCGTTTATATGAATGGGTTTGCAGCTTTTTATAGGTGCTGTCGAGTTGGCGTGCCAGTGCCGTGCAGACAGCCAGAGCAAACTCTGGAACGGTTAAAATCAGAGTCCGGAAAACAGATTGGGTCAATTTCAACATCACGGCGCCTTCTGGAATCCGGGCGGCAGAGTGGTGGGTGGCCCCATCCAGTAAAATGGCCGAGGCACCCAAAACGTCCCCGCTTCCAAGATACGTCGCCAGATCCAGCTCGCCAGTTTCGTTGTTGTCACGCCAAACCTCGACCACACCCGATTTAATCACATACAGATATTCGCATGCCTGACCAACCCGAAACAGGTAGCTGCCTGCCGGGTAGATTTCAACCATACCGGCAGCCAGGATCATTGACAGGTGTTCGTGGCTTAAACCTCCGAAATAGCGTGAGTTTTGCAGAAAATCAATTTCTTCAGTTTCAGAAACAATGACCTGCACCCGCATCGCCGGGCCGCCAATTCCAAGTTCAATCAAATCATGGTTGGCCAGTTCGATTTGCCCATTCACGCGCTGGCCGTTGACAAAGGTGCCGTTCCGGCTGCCTAAATCATAGAGCACAAGGTGGTTTCCTTCGCGCCGGAACTCAGCGTGCTGACGGGAAGCGACCCGATCAGTGGCGGTGGCATCACCAATGCGAATGTCACTTTCCACACCACGACCAACATGGATGACTGGCAATGTATATTCTTCAACCTGACCTTCCCGACTCCCATTCAAATGGGTGAAGATGATTTTCATGCTGCCCCTCGCACAAATGATTGCCTGGTTCTTTCTTTTTGAAACTCCCCGCGCCAAAAACACTGAAGAGGCTGAAGAGGTGAGTGGAACGCCATTTCAGGGGAGGTGCTGGATGAACTGCTGTTCAAGTGTATCAAATCTAATCCAAAAACAGCCGAGATTTTTTTGCCGCTTATCACAGTACCAGGACAGAAATTATTTTACCCCTGATAAGAAAACCGCCTACTTTCTAATCACACCGGATTTCAATCAAACAACTCAGAATGAATTTTCACCACACTGTTGTAAAAAAATTTCCTGACTTTGAAAGAATTTCCCACCATATTTGAAAGAATAACTGCCTTTTCGTTGGTACAGACCATTAGGGTATCCAACCTCATCATTTCTATTTTTCTGATATAACCCCTTATGAAAGAATACTTTAGTCGAGCAGATCATTAAATATCCGTAGAACTGTCTCGATTTTTCTGGAACTGGCATATCAGTTGCACGTGTATATGACATATCTCTTCAACGCAACACCTCCAACTTCGAACTTGAAAGAATAATTATAAGGAAGGTTTTTATGGCTAACGCAATTGCATCACTGTTTTTACTGGCATTTATCGGCATTTGGGGCGTGATTGGTGTGGCATTTATCATTCGCGGCCTGTGGTTGAGTCTCGGGTTGGAATCGCCAACCTCGATTGACTGGTCACAGTTCAACATTGCGAAAAATCTCTTTGCGAATCCTCAGTATTTTGACGTCATCAGCGCGTTCAGCCGCGTCAGCGCCCGATTGATGAGTTTTTAATCTTGGGCTAAACGCTGGCAATAAAGTGGCAACTTGAAGTTCCGCACATAGTGACTAAAGGATGAAAAAACTTTTAGTTGACAGAAACCCCGGTTTCGACGTATAGTGCGCGACTTGCTCATAACTTAATAGAGTGAGTACGTATCAGGCCCTCAGGTCCTGCACGTTTGTAAGCTTGCGAACTCCGCCAGGGTCGGAAGACAGCAACGGTAGTAAGTCTTATGAAGTGTGTGGGGTAACTTGAGGGCCTGGCCCTTTTTCGGGGCACAATTTCCCTCCTTGTCATTCCTCCCGTTGCAAATTCAGTTTCAAAATATCCCCAGTTGCAGTATTTTGCGGTGTTCAACATAACTCCACCACTCATCCTCGACACATTCACGCTGAGGCGCAGAATTTATGTCCTATCAGGTCATTGCCCGCAAATGGCGGCCCCAGGCATTTGAAGAAGTTACCGGGCAGGAAGCCATCACCCGGACGCTCCGCAATGCCATCACTGGGAATCGGTTGCACCATGCTTTTTTATTTGCCGGCCCACGTGGCGTCGGCAAAACCACCACCGCCCGCCTGCTGGCCAAAGCCCTCAATTGCCAGTCTGGACCAACCGCCACCCCCTGTGGCCAGTGCCCATCCTGCCTGGAAGTCACCAACGGGAACTCGATTGACGTGCTTGAAATTGACGCCGCTTCCCACACCGGCGTTGACAATATTCGGGATGTCATTATCAGCACGGTGGCTAATCGGCCCGCCCGCGACCGATACAAGATCTTCATCATTGACGAAGTTCACATGCTGTCAATCAGTGCCTTCAATGCGCTCCTCAAGACGCTTGAAGAACCGCCATCGCACGTGATCTTCATCATGGCCACCACCGAACTGCACAAAGTGCCCGAAACGATTCTTTCACGGTGCCAGCAGTTTGAATTTCGAACCATCAGCACTGAAAAAATTGCCGAACGCCTTCGCCTGATTGGTCAGGCTGAACACATCACCATTTCCCAGGATGCCCTGTTGCGGATTGCTTCAGCGGGTCGCGGCAGCATGCGCGACGCCCAATCCGCGTTTGATCAGGTGATTGCCTTTACCGGGACGACGATTGAAGAAAAGGATGTGCTGGCTTCATTGGGGATGATTGGACCGCAGTTTGTCGGCCAGGTGATTGATGCCCTGGTGGCCCGCGACGGCAAACACATGCTCACGCTGGTGGATGAACTGGTGCGCACCGGATATGACCTGCGGCAATTCTTGCACGAAGTCATGACCTATCTGCGGCATATGCTTGTCTTTCAAGCGGCAGGTGCTGACTCGGAACTCCTCCCGGTTTCTGAAAGTGAAGGCCGTCAGATCGAGCAGCATGCCCGCACTTTTTCAAGCGAAGATCTGGTCCGGTTTTTCACGCTCCTCACCGACGTTGAGCAATCCCTGCGCACCGCCCCTGAACCACGCTTTCAGTTGGAATTTGGGCTGGTCAAATTGACCCAACTGGCACATCTCAAAAGCCTTGAAACACTCCTGGCCCAGCTTGAAAAACTGATTGGAACTGGGGGGATGCCGTCACCGGCACCATCCACGCCGCCAACACCAGCATCTCCTTCTGGAAGTGGAGGGCGCGGCCCGGCAGCACCATCCGGCAGTCGCGGGAATCCGCCGCCAGCCCCATCGCGACCATTGCCACCGCCTCGACCACAGTTTTCTGGTACTTCAGCCATACCTGTTGCCCCGCCGCAGTTTTCCGCGGGGTCAACGCCACCGCCAGCACCGCCGCGTCCAACTTTTACGCCACCATCGCTTCCGCCCGAAATTACCAACCGGATCCCGGTGGCCCAAACGGCTCGACCCGCTTTGGCGCCAACCGTAGCTCCCGCCGCAATAGCGCCCAGCCCATCAGATGAGCCCTCAACACCGAATCTGCCACCCTGGATGGATGATCTGACAGCCCCACCACCAGAACCGCCAGATGATTTTGACGAATCA is part of the Acidobacteriota bacterium genome and harbors:
- the sppA gene encoding signal peptide peptidase SppA, coding for MRDFLKQVFASLTGLVLFSLLALVVVIFLIGSIISSSGGKPEPKVDDKAVLVFNLSTNISDAAPDADPIKAFQDAAFGSRTKSISLSTVLDTLDKASKDKRIVGLYLYGNLQAEGYGSGFAALKEVREALERFRAAGKTITFYDMGIGEQEYYLASVANTIALNPFGAVEMNGFASQPMFLADAFKKYGIGVQVTRVGKYKSAVEPYLLNKMSPENREQLENLLGDNWNEFLTAVGKSRNIPVADLQKIADEQALLIGEQAKQQKLVDKVVYFDEIVTDLKKLTNTPDKDTTFRQISLPAYSKVSRESLGIAKESKNLIAVVYAEGEIVDGTGTSDQIGGDRLAKQLRDLRQDPDVKAVVLRVNSPGGSASASEVIQREIILTKKAKPLIVSMGSYAASGGYWISTYADHIFAEPNTITGSIGVFGLLINVGQLANDHGVAWDTVKTGKYADLGTISRPKTDEELALIQKTVDQIYDQFLAKVSESRKLPREKVAEIAQGRVWSGIDGKELGLVDELGGLQDAIKFAAKKANLGDNWKTTEYPKPTSTEEKIRELLTSDDQPDRLAKTTAVVREFGRLQEELSVLNSMNDPVHVYARLPFSIRID
- a CDS encoding glycosyltransferase family 2 protein — its product is MYRYHHLTIVIPIHNEAELLPSVVASFPDFVDHVIFVDDASTDDTPAVLRHIVDSRSGRFTVLRHLTNQGVGAATVTGYRHALTSKADLIVLMDGDGQMDGRDLPLMLDTLIGGPFDFVKGNRFAHSSIQRMPWTRYVGNSILSWLTRLALGCKHPIDAQCGFTVFRATGLRQLDLHHLFPRYGFPNDLLFEVAAKGLYFTSVPVRTVYGNEISGINPFVVLPTIFGLIARGYWRRLGRQSNKPRTQWSETRASQ
- a CDS encoding response regulator; this translates as MNEAELLTAKILIVDDIQANVLLFEAMLKSEGYSNVYGTTDSRKAADLYRLYKPDLVLLDLDMPYLNGFDVMDQLKEIESESYLPVLVLTGLSDQSVRIRALEFGARDFLCKPFEHVEALTRIRNLVEVRLLHNAVREQNRILEEKVRERTRKLRETQLDIIRRLGRAAEYRDNETGFHVIRMSHFSACLARTVGFTDAECEILLYASPMHDVGKIGIPDHILLKNAPLTSEEWTIMKTHTVIGSDLLAGHDSELMQLASELALCHHEKWDGSGYPRGLKGEEIPLIARIVALCDVFDALTSARPYKKAWSIEETMAYIEGESGKHFDPNLVGLFKQVLPEILEIRARYADPVVPRLTHHSLHERPTRIE
- a CDS encoding aminotransferase class I/II-fold pyridoxal phosphate-dependent enzyme, with protein sequence MIQPAARTRNYNYAIRNIVVEAKKVEASGRPVTYLNIGDPVIYGFQPPQSLMDAMAKAVRDGNNGYAPSNGTVEAREAIAEDSAKFGIPISPEDVIVTSGASEGADLILSALLEMGDDVLTPCPTYPLYSAITSKLGAKENYYHLDPKNNWLPNLDEIRGLITPRTRAMVVINPNNPTGTVYSKELLQGLLDIAAEHNLVVLADDVYHRMTYGPAGARLAELAQGMEVPVITLESLSKSHLVPGWRVGWMTFTNKPAMADLIPAIRKMADARLCSPLPTQCVIPAALSDLSHLKETMEAMKLRADITVESINAIPGMNCTRPEAAFYIMAQMENLAGATDEEFVLALLRETGILFVYGSGFGLNPQDGYFRIVFLPQPEVLRDVYARLGEFATAWPHRARQAAQG
- a CDS encoding proline--tRNA ligase; the encoded protein is MHWHNLFIPTLREAPADAEAVSHKLLVRAGFIRQLTAGAYSILPLAQRTILKITDIVRHEMNAIGGQEFYLPALNPASIWRESGRWDVMGDNMFRLKDRKGAELCLGMTHEEVFTSIARHEVRSYKELPQIWYQIQTKFRDEPRPKSGLLRVRQFTMKDSYSFDIDQAGLDQSFDLHDAAYRRIYSRCGLKFAVVEASSGAMGGSASSEFMVASDAGEDWIASCPECGYAANVEKATSNLPVIEDGEGLAAPEKFPTPNVRTIDDLANFEGGAAADRQIKTYVCILDEKNLALLLLRGDHELNETKVLDATGAIQFRPAHPEEIFNALGAHPGSLGGVGVIKYPIYADESLRGRRAMTTGANEDDFHLRGVEIERDIKVTKWASLRTVKAGEGCPKCAGTLDVNKSIEVGHIFKLGTKYSVSMGANVLNQEGHEVPIVMGSYGIGVERIMAAAVELYHDKDGICWPVSIAPFEVVVTPVNYADEEISRVANQVYDGLKAQGIDVLLDRRDERPGVKFKDADLIGIPYRVVVGAKKLKDQKVEFFTRSTRSSEDIAVADIINHVAGAVRAEHERLKKAE